The following coding sequences lie in one Miscanthus floridulus cultivar M001 chromosome 9, ASM1932011v1, whole genome shotgun sequence genomic window:
- the LOC136479798 gene encoding uncharacterized protein — MCKEPLTFEVVDFPSVYHTLLDQPCFDKFMAVPNYAYLKLKMPGPKGVIIVDGSFEQAYNCEQDCVTQAAMLITPYAPDGPGHDAGRAPAKEATNMVAELNQPSIGKVVKNHSGSGGSASPSI, encoded by the coding sequence ATGTgcaaggagccactcaccttcgAGGTCGTCGACTTCCCCAGTGTCTACCACACCCTCCTTGATCAACCATGCTTCGataagttcatggccgtccccaactatgcctacctcaagctcaagatgcccggCCCGAAGGGGGTCATCATCGTCGACGGTAGCTTCGAGCAAGCCTACAACTGCGAGCAAGACTGCGTCACCCAAGCGGCCATGCTCATCACCCCCTATGCTCCCGACGGCCCCGGCCATGACGCAGGAAGGGCACCAGCAAAGGAGGCAACTAATATGGTGGCGGAGCTCAACCAACCGAGCATCGGCAAGGTAGTCAAGAACCATAGCGGCAGTGGTGGCTCAGCTAGCCCCTCCATCTAG